A stretch of the Streptomyces sp. WMMB303 genome encodes the following:
- a CDS encoding NlpC/P60 family protein — protein MASHRRPKQPSRARVSVFTMTAAAAVALTSQAAHADPQSSKKDVKEKVDKLYEDAEAATEKYNGAKEKQSKLSEEVENLQDSVARGQGELNSMRDKLGSLATAQYRSGGIDPSVQLFLSSDPDSYLDKASAMDQLSTKQAGALKKVQAKQRSLAQQRKEASGKLKDLASTRKELGEKKKKIQGKLSEAQRLLNTLTAKEKQRLAEKQQRADRASSDRADLGDLPPGSGHAAAALSAAKGKIGSPYVWGATGPSSFDCSGLTSWAYKQAGVSLPRTSQAQANAGTRISSQSQLKPGDLVLFYGDLHHIGLYAGNGQVLHAPKPGASVRYEAMGNMPFQFGVRVG, from the coding sequence GTGGCGTCCCACCGTCGTCCCAAGCAGCCGAGTCGCGCACGTGTCAGTGTCTTCACCATGACCGCGGCCGCGGCTGTCGCACTCACCTCCCAGGCGGCACACGCCGACCCCCAGTCGTCCAAGAAGGACGTCAAGGAGAAGGTCGACAAGCTGTACGAGGACGCCGAGGCGGCCACCGAGAAGTACAACGGCGCCAAGGAGAAGCAGTCCAAGCTCTCCGAGGAGGTCGAGAACCTCCAGGACAGCGTGGCCCGCGGTCAGGGCGAGCTCAACAGCATGCGCGACAAGCTGGGTTCGCTGGCGACCGCGCAGTACCGCTCGGGCGGGATCGACCCCTCGGTGCAGCTCTTCCTCTCCTCCGACCCGGACAGCTACCTGGACAAGGCCTCGGCCATGGACCAGTTGAGCACCAAGCAGGCCGGCGCGCTCAAGAAGGTCCAGGCCAAGCAGCGCAGCCTCGCCCAGCAGCGCAAGGAAGCCTCGGGCAAGCTGAAGGACCTCGCCAGCACCCGCAAGGAGCTCGGTGAGAAGAAGAAGAAGATCCAGGGCAAGCTCTCCGAGGCCCAGCGGCTGCTCAACACGCTGACGGCCAAGGAGAAGCAGCGGCTCGCCGAGAAGCAGCAGCGCGCCGACCGCGCCTCCAGCGACCGGGCCGACCTCGGCGACCTGCCCCCCGGTTCGGGCCATGCGGCCGCCGCGCTCTCCGCCGCCAAGGGCAAGATAGGCAGCCCGTACGTGTGGGGTGCCACCGGCCCCAGCTCCTTCGACTGCTCCGGACTCACCTCGTGGGCCTACAAGCAGGCCGGCGTCTCGCTGCCGCGCACCTCCCAGGCACAGGCCAACGCCGGGACCCGGATCTCCAGCCAGAGCCAGCTCAAGCCGGGCGACCTGGTGCTCTTCTACGGCGACCTGCACCACATCGGCCTCTACGCGGGCAACGGACAGGTGCTCCACGCGCCCAAGCCCGGCGCCTCGGTGCGGTACGAGGCCATGGGCAACATGCCGTTCCAGTTCGGCGTCCGGGTCGGCTGA
- a CDS encoding glycosyltransferase family 87 protein, whose protein sequence is MRGEPRRARGAVAPVLVWSVTRAVLLLYVFKVLTVPGGMDITSDVSVIYHGWFGRLSDGTFPSDDVTWQYPPGAALVILSPGLLTGVLPLGYASAFFVLACAADAMVLGLLLYAARRRGPRAPEAGLRGRAGVWAWVVGVPLLGPTAYARYDLMVTVPAVAALLAAARHPRAAGVLAGLGALVKVWPLLLLLGTPRGRATRAAWLSALLTVLLVTAGFAAAMPGALDFLSAQGGRGTEVESVGSLALHAARQFGWEGQVLLRYGSMEFVGPGVQAVSNIAVALTGAVFGWLLLWRLRARNWSPTTLADAALAAVLLFVVTSRVLSPQYLIWLLGLAAVCLTLRAGRQALPAWLVLVATGLTQLEFPVWFADVVTGEARGTMVLALRNLLLVTAAVLSCVRLWRSTVPGEPEGAADRDGGPQAVPAPRSTRSDPEPERDGVPGTRRPGGDRIPAPDATGP, encoded by the coding sequence GTGCGAGGCGAGCCGAGGAGGGCCCGCGGTGCGGTGGCGCCCGTGCTGGTGTGGTCGGTCACCCGGGCGGTGCTGCTGCTCTACGTCTTCAAGGTGCTCACCGTGCCCGGCGGTATGGACATCACGTCCGACGTCTCGGTGATCTACCACGGCTGGTTCGGTCGGCTGAGCGACGGAACGTTTCCGTCCGACGATGTGACCTGGCAGTACCCGCCCGGCGCCGCGCTGGTGATCCTCTCCCCCGGGCTGCTCACCGGAGTGCTCCCGCTCGGATACGCCTCCGCGTTCTTCGTACTGGCCTGCGCCGCCGACGCGATGGTGCTCGGACTGCTGCTGTACGCCGCGCGACGGCGCGGGCCGCGCGCCCCCGAGGCCGGCCTGCGCGGCCGGGCCGGGGTGTGGGCCTGGGTCGTCGGCGTGCCGCTGCTGGGGCCGACGGCCTACGCGCGCTACGACCTGATGGTGACCGTGCCCGCGGTCGCGGCGCTGCTGGCGGCCGCCCGGCACCCGCGTGCGGCGGGAGTGCTGGCCGGGCTGGGGGCGCTGGTGAAGGTGTGGCCGCTCCTGCTGCTGCTCGGCACCCCGCGCGGCCGGGCGACCCGCGCCGCCTGGCTGAGCGCGCTGCTGACCGTGCTGCTGGTGACCGCGGGATTCGCCGCCGCGATGCCGGGTGCGCTGGACTTCCTCTCGGCGCAGGGCGGCCGGGGCACCGAGGTGGAGTCGGTCGGCTCGCTGGCGCTGCACGCCGCGCGGCAGTTCGGCTGGGAGGGCCAGGTCCTGCTGCGATACGGCTCGATGGAGTTCGTGGGCCCGGGCGTTCAAGCCGTGAGCAATATCGCCGTGGCGCTGACGGGTGCGGTGTTCGGCTGGCTGCTGCTGTGGCGGCTGCGGGCGCGGAACTGGTCGCCGACCACCCTGGCGGACGCCGCCCTCGCCGCGGTGCTGCTGTTCGTCGTCACGAGCCGGGTGCTGAGCCCGCAGTACCTGATCTGGCTGCTGGGGCTGGCCGCGGTGTGTCTGACGCTGCGGGCCGGGCGTCAGGCACTGCCCGCGTGGCTGGTACTGGTGGCGACCGGGCTGACCCAGCTGGAGTTCCCCGTCTGGTTCGCCGACGTGGTCACCGGCGAGGCCCGGGGCACGATGGTGCTGGCCCTCCGCAACCTGCTGCTGGTCACGGCCGCCGTGCTGTCCTGCGTGCGGCTGTGGCGCTCGACGGTACCCGGCGAGCCGGAGGGCGCCGCGGACCGGGACGGCGGCCCGCAGGCGGTACCCGCCCCGCGGAGCACCCGCTCCGACCCGGAACCGGAGCGGGACGGCGTGCCCGGAACCCGCCGCCCGGGCGGCGACCGGATCCCGGCGCCCGACGCGACCGGGCCCTGA
- a CDS encoding C40 family peptidase has translation MASHRSPRHVPLPGQGRPARVTVLSAAAAGAAVALVPAAPAGAEPDSQLSAATLNSRIDRLYEQAEVATEKYNGVAERTGKLREQVAHAQDGVARGQTEVNRLRDALGALAGAQYRSGGIDPAVTLMLTEDPDSYLAKAATLDRIGSRQLAKLRRLQSAQRVLGQRRTEAADKLEQLTGLQQTLEQRKKDVRRKLSEARRLLARLSPEERASREGRRSRAGGPGIGPGGSAPSSQRAAAAVAAARSAVGRPYAWGAAGPGSFDCSGLTQWAYRQAGTSIPRTSQAQRSAGQQVPLGRARPGDLVIYRDDASHVAMYVGGGQVVHAPHPGASVRYDPVGMLPVSAVTRP, from the coding sequence GTGGCATCGCACCGGTCCCCTCGACATGTCCCGCTGCCCGGCCAGGGCCGGCCGGCGCGGGTCACCGTGCTGTCGGCAGCCGCCGCCGGCGCGGCAGTCGCCCTCGTTCCCGCGGCTCCCGCGGGCGCCGAGCCCGACAGCCAGCTCTCCGCGGCCACCCTCAACTCCCGGATCGACCGGCTCTACGAGCAGGCGGAAGTCGCGACGGAGAAGTACAACGGGGTGGCCGAGCGCACCGGCAAGCTGCGCGAGCAGGTGGCCCACGCGCAGGACGGTGTCGCCAGGGGCCAGACGGAGGTGAACCGGCTGCGTGACGCGCTGGGCGCACTCGCGGGCGCGCAGTACCGCTCGGGAGGCATCGATCCCGCGGTGACGCTGATGCTCACCGAGGATCCCGACAGCTACCTCGCCAAGGCCGCCACCCTCGACCGCATCGGCAGCCGCCAGCTCGCCAAGCTGCGCCGGCTGCAGTCCGCGCAGCGCGTCCTCGGACAGCGGCGCACCGAGGCGGCCGACAAGCTGGAGCAGCTCACCGGACTGCAACAGACCCTCGAACAGCGCAAGAAGGACGTCCGGCGGAAGCTGTCCGAGGCGCGGCGGCTGCTGGCCAGGCTCTCCCCCGAGGAGCGCGCCTCCCGGGAGGGCCGCCGCTCCCGCGCCGGCGGTCCCGGCATCGGTCCGGGCGGCTCGGCCCCGTCCTCGCAGCGGGCCGCCGCCGCGGTCGCCGCCGCCAGGTCCGCCGTCGGACGGCCCTACGCCTGGGGCGCGGCCGGGCCGGGCTCCTTCGACTGCTCGGGGCTCACGCAGTGGGCGTACCGGCAGGCGGGCACCTCGATCCCGCGCACTTCGCAGGCCCAGCGCTCGGCCGGGCAGCAGGTCCCGCTCGGCCGGGCCCGCCCCGGCGACCTGGTGATCTACCGGGACGACGCCAGCCACGTGGCCATGTACGTGGGCGGCGGCCAGGTCGTGCACGCGCCCCACCCGGGCGCTTCCGTGCGCTACGACCCGGTCGGCATGCTGCCGGTCTCCGCGGTCACCAGGCCCTGA